The following DNA comes from Amycolatopsis albispora.
GCGAACCTCCTGGTCCGGCTCTACCCTGGCGACCAAAGCCAGCTTTGGGCACCACCGCAGCCCGACCGGCTGCCCGACACCCACCTGCTGGACGTCGCCGAGCGGGCCACGGCGAGCCGGGACTGGGTGGACACCGTCACCGCGCTTTGCGCCGAGCAGGCGCCGCACCGCGCCGCAACATCGGCGCGGGTGCTGATCAGGGCATTGTCCACGCCGGACGCCGAGCGCAACTACCCGGCCGGGCTCCAGCGGCTCCGCGCCGCTGTCGAACATCTCGTAGAGACCAACCCGCGGGGGTACGTGGAACCAGCGGTGCTCCTGGCGCCATTGACATTCAGCCGCTGCGTGAGTGCGGTGATTGCACGCGCCCACGGCCCGCACGCCGTCTCCGGCGACTACGTCCGGGGATTGGACAACCTCCTGGCCGATCTGGGCTTCACCGTCACCCGCACCGAAATCGCGGTCGCGGTGTCGCGGCGGCTGGTCCGCACCTGCCGCCCCGGTAGTGATGCACCTGCGCCGGTACTGGCAGAACACGCCACGCGGCTGGACCACCTGGCGTTGCGGCTGGCGGAGGCCGGCAATCGCGGAAAGGCGGTCCGGGTGGCACGCCAGGCCACCGCCCTCTACCACCGCCTCGTGACGGTTGAACCCGGTCCATACCAAGCTCGCCAAGCCGCCGCACTGAGCAACCTGGCACTACGGCTGGCCGAGGTCGGCAAGCTCGGCAGGGCGGTCCGGGTGGCACGCCAGACCACCGCCCTCTTCGAGCGGCTCGCGGCCGCGGAACCCGCGGTTCACCAAGCGGATTACGCCGCGGCACTCAACAACCTCGCGATCCAGCTCGCCGCACGGGGACAGCGCGAGGAAGCCCTGCGGACGGTGCAGCGGGCCTGCGGTATCTACGGGGAACTGCACAGCCCTGCGGTGGGAAGCACCCCCGCCGCCGTGCTCATCCCGGCCGAACTGGCACGGGAGTTCCTGCTCGCACCAGGGGATCTCGCCGATCCGGCTGGCACGGTGCACGCTTCACCGGCCGTCACGGGAATCGAGACCGCCATCGAGATCACCCGGGCCGGAACGACGCACCGCCGGCCCTCCGGGTACCAGCCCGCGCTGGCGAGTTCGCTCAACACGCTGGCGCTGAGGCTGGCCGCTGTCGGGCGGACCGAGCGAGGCCTGTCCCTCGCGGCGCAGGCCGTCAGTACGTTCCGGCAACTGGTCGACGGGCAGCCGGACAGCTACCGGCCGGACCTCGGCGCCGCCCTCGGCACGGAGGCCGCGCTGCACCTGCACCGTGGTGAACTCGCGGAAGCGGCGCAAACCGCCGTGCAGGCGACCGGGATCTTCCGAAGACTGGCCGGCACGAATCCCGCCGCCTACGAGCCCGGCCTGGTGCGGTCGCTGATGATCTACGGGGCGGTCCTGCGCGCCGTCGGCGAGCCCGAGCACGCCGTCGCGGCCCTCGCCGAGGCCGCTCACCGAATCGAACGCTTCGCGGTGGCGCTGCCCAGGGTCTACCGCGTGGTGCAGCACCGCATCCGCGCCGGGCTCATCGAACTCACCACCGCGGCCGAACATCGAAAGCCAGCAGAAGGGAACGAGCAATGGGACTCGAACTACCAGAACTCCTCGACGCCATCTGGCCTCACGTGCTCAACGCCGCGCAGAACTACGCTGACACCGTGACCGGTGAGGCCGGGGCAGCGGCAGGCCAGGCGACCCACGCGCTGGGGGCGCGACTGCTCACCCGCCTGATGAACCGCGACAGCGGTGAGCCGGACGCCGAACTCGACACCGCCAGCCGCGACGTCGCCGACAATCCCGGTGACGAGGATTTCGAAGCCGCGCTCCGCGCGAAGCTCAAAAAAGCCCTTCGCGAGGCGGATCCCGGGTTGCTCGCCGAACTGGCGGCTGCGACGGGGGGCAGCGGCCAGCACGCCGTCGCCCACGGGACTCGCTCGGTGGCGGGCACGGTCAGCGGCACGGTGATCACCGGCGACCGCAACAAGTTCCGCCGGCACGGCCGCTGACCGTGAGCGGCAGCGGCTGGGTATGGCGATGTCACGTACGGGCGCGAGCGCGGCCGGCGGGAAGTCCGGCCAGCCCGGCCCGTCGTGGTCCTCGCCCTGCAGGTACCGGTCGGCGAACGCCTGGGTGGCGGCCAGGACGTGCGCGACCTGGCCGGGCGTGAGCTTCCCCGAAGTCATCGCGTCACCCAGCTCGTGCAGATCCAGGACCCGATAAGGAAGTCCGGGCGGGCCAACGATGAAGTCGACGTAGTGGTCGACGACGTGGACGGGCCGACTCGTGCAGCAGGAAGGCCCGCTGCCGGCGTCCAGCGCCCGGCCGCCCGCTCGTGGCCCTCGTCCGCCTGCAGTGCTTGTTCCGCAGCCACACGGCGAATCGTAGCGGCGGGCAAGATCCGCATCGTGCTGCCAGCTTGTCCTCGCCCACGCGCGCATTCAACGCACGGAGCAGGCCGGGACCGGTCCCAGCCCATCCCGATCAGAAGAAGTGAGCCCGGCGATCCGTGTTGAACCGCGTGCAAAGCGTAGTCGCCTGCGGCATGGTGGGAGGCGTGCGAACCCTCCTGGCCACACTCAGCGCCCTGCTCCTGGTCCCGGTGCTCGCCGGAATCGCCCACGCCTACGACAAGATCGCCGAGGCCGCGCCGGTGACGATGGTGGAGTCACCCGGCGGCGAAGGCGAGGTCCGCGCCCGGCTCGTCCTCGGCACGGTCACCGCGGGCACTTCCCACAACCTCCGCAGCGAGATCGAGGTCGGCGACGGCCGGGTGGACGGCGCGGTGTCCGCCATCGCGATCGGCCACAAGATCACCTGCCAGCCGGTGGGCGGCACGACGCTGCCGAACACGGCGACCCAGCACGGGCAGATCTGGAGCGGCCAGAACCTGCTGCACGGCGGCGGCAGGGTCACCCTCGTCGTGCGCATGCTGTTCAAGCCGGCCACTACGGGCAACTACGAGTGCCTGCTGCGGGCGTACGTCCTCGACGGGTACGCGGCCGGGCAGCCCGGCCAGCCCGGCCGCGAGACCGCCAGGTTGTACAGCGGCTTCATCGGCGACATCGACGGAGCCATCGACCCCGAGGGCTTCGCGCAGACATTCGGGTCCTCGCAGAACACGTTCCTCGGGATGGACGCACCCGGCAAGCAGGTGAACCCGGTGGACTACACCCCATTGCCGGGAGCCACCAGGTTCCTCGCCACCACCGATCTGTTCGCCACGAGCTGTTACGGCAACGGCGGCAACGCCTGCCCGGACGGCACCACCTATCCCGGCAAGGCCAACACCGCGATGGTGCGATTCCGGACGGTCGCGACGCCGTCCTCAGCCGCGCCCGGCTGCGTCGCCCAGGCCACGCCCTCGGAAACGGCGGCGGTGAGCGGGAATCTGCACCACCTGCGGCTCCTCGGGCAGCTGACGGTGACGCAGCCGGCCAGCGGGTGCGGCACCTGGCGGATCAACGCCTTCGTGCAGGACAACGGCGGCACGCTGCCGTTCGTCATCCACGGCAACCCCTACTCGGTCACCTACGCCCGCCCGCCGGTCTGACCACCGGTTCATGGTCGGCACCAAGCCAGTCCACCACGCTGGTCGCCGCGGCCTCCTGCGCTGTGCCCTGGCCTCCGCCACCACCAGGCACGACCACACATGCACCACGGCCACCGGGGCAAGCGAAAGCGAGGCCGCCGCGCTCATCGATCTCAGACTCGACGCCTCGATCCAGGCACCTGAGCACCCCGGTGATCAACCCCACCAGGCACCACACGCCACGGCTGACCTGGATGGGAACCGGCAGGCAGTAGCATCCGTCGTTGTGTCACCAACCGCACCAGAAACGCACTGGACCTTCCCGGAAAGACAGTGGCAAACACTGACGCCGCAACGGTCCATACTCGCGGTTGCGCACAACGTGACTGCGGCCACCCGACTGCTGGACGTCCTGCCGACCCTGACCGCCGACCCCCGCCTGCGAATCGCGTTCACCTGCACCCGGTCATCTGCTTTCCACAACGATACAGTCGATTTTCTCAAATCGATGGGCGCAGCGTACTTTACCTGGGAAGACGCTCTCGCCTCCGGTTTCGATCTCGCCATCGCAGCCAGCTACGGCGGAAATCTGCATGATCTCCCCATGCCGCTGATCACTATTCCTCACGGAATGGGATACAATAAATTTTTGGAGCCGGGAGCCGGGAGCCGGGAGCCGGGAGCCGGGAGCCGGAAGCCGGAAGCCGGTGTTCGGGCTTTCGCGCGAATGGCTTACTCACCAAGGCAAAGTAGTTCCGTCGATCATCGCGCTGTCACACGACGAACAGGTCGCACGGCTGCGCCTGGCGTGCCCGGAAGCCGTTCCCCGGGCGCTCGTGGCCGGCGATGTGACGTTCGATCGCCTGCTCGCCAGCGACGTCCTCCGCGAGACCTATCGGCGAGCACTGGGCGTCCGCAACGGGCAACGGCTGGTGGTCGTCTCGTCGACATGGGGGCCGCAGTCCCTGTTGTCCGTTGACCCGGATCTGCCGCGGCGGTTGGCGCTGGAGCTTCCGGTCGACGAGTTCCGGGTCGCGGTCGCGTTGCACCCGAACATCTGGCATGGGCACTCGGCGTGGCAGGTGCGCGGCTGGCTCTCCGCCGCCCGACGATCCGGTGTGCTGCTGCTTCCCGAACTGGAGGGCTGGAAGGGCGCACTGATCGCCTCCGAGGCGGTGATCGGGGACCACGGATCGGTGACCTACTACGCGGCAGCCCTGGGCCGCCCGGTTCTCCTGGCCGCTACGCCGGACAACGCCGTCGCCGCGGACTCGCCCATCGCGCTCATGCTGGCCACCGCTCCCCGACTGGACCGTGGCCAGCCACTGCTCAAGCAGGTCGCCGACGCCGTGGACAAGCACGATCCCATGGCGCTGGCCGAGCTACGCGCGCTGGCGTCCTCCGCACCAGGCCAGGCCACCGCGCTACTCCGGTCCGCCATCTACGGCCAGCTGGATCTGACACAACCGACCTGGGAGGCCGAAACGACCGCCGTCCCCGTGAGCACCGAAGTACTTCCCCTCCCGGAGGCATGTCTCGTCGAGTGCCATTGGCATCACGACACGTGGGCCGAAGTGGTGCGCTATCCGGCTGAACGGCTGCGCGAGCGCGATTTGCGCAGCCGCACCGCGCACCTGGCCGTGGGCACCGACGAGCCTCGGCAACGCTGGCTCCAACTGGCCGACGTGGTGATCGACCACCGCCCCGGCCCACACCCGGACGAGTGGATCCGACAGACCCTCGCGGCGATGCCAGGGTGTGTCGTCGCGGCCGCTCAAGATCCGCGGGGGCGCTGGTTCGCCGGCACCGACGATCAGCTGCTGGCTTTCGAGTCCCCTCCTGGCGCAGGGGCGTTGTGCGCGTCGGCGGTGTTCTCCTGGGTGGGGGCCGGGCGATCGCTGAGCGAGCTACCCGCGGAGTTCGAACTCGTCACTGGTGCTGCCCGGCATACCGTGTTCGTCATTCGCCGGCCTCACCCAGCGCAGTGATCTTGGCCCTGACCGCGTCACTGTTGATCGCGAACCGCAGATCCTCGAAGATCACCAAAGCCTGCGCGTAGTGCTCGCGCGCCAGGCCCGGCTGCTCGGCGCTGACGGCGACGTCGCCCAGCGCCTCGAGCGCCACGGCCTCATCGAAGCGCCGACGAGCCTCCGCCATGACCGTGAGCGCGTGCGACAGTGCGCACTCGGCGTCCTCGAGCGTTCCCGCTTCCCGATGCTTGATGCCCTGCCAGGTCTCGACCTTCGCCGCGTTGACCGTCTCCCCGTGGACTTGGAAATACTCGCCTGCCTGGTCGAGCAAGGACAGCGCGGCCTCCGGCGCCAGCACCTTGGCCAAGTGCAGCCGGGCCAGCGCGATCCGGCGAGGGACACCGATCGCCATGGCCAGCTCCAGATTACGGCTCAACAGCTCTCGCGCCTCGGCATCCCGTTGGGCGGCATGCAAGGCGAGCCCCCACCCCTCCACCGCGGACGCCTCCAGCTCACGGTCACCGACCTCGCGCGCCTGATCGGTCGCGCTACGGAAGTCGCTGATTGCCTTGTCGACCTCACGACGCAGATAGTGCGCGAAACCGGCCTGCGTCGCGAGAAGACTTCCCAGCGCGGCGTCACCCGAGCGTTCCGCGGCGACTCGGCCGAGCTGGTGGGTGGCCAGCAGCTCGTCAAGGAACTTGCCGGCCTCGTAGAACGGCCAGAGCACCACACACCACTGGGCGACCAGCTCATCCTCACCCACGCTGTAGGCGTATTCCACCGCGGCACGCAGATTGGTGCGCTCTCGGTGCAACCATTGCGTAGCGGCCGCCAGATCGGAGTGCCGGACCGTCAAGCGCCGCGCGGGCACGAACCGCGCCCGCCAGGGACGTGCCGGTGCGATCAACTCGTCCGCGGCCACCGTTCCGTCGAACCAATGCAGGAGCAGACGCGCACTCCGGCGCTCACGCTCTTCGGGCTCGGCCGGATCGATCTCTCGTGCGTGCAGGCGAACCAGGTCGCGAACCAGAAATTGGTCATCGGCCAGCTCTTGGGCGAGCCTGGCCTCAACCAGATCGCGCAACCCCTCTTCGACCTCGACCTCGGGCCGTTCCAGTGCGGCGGCCAGCACGCCGACGCTCCAGGTGCCGCTCCCGGGTACCGATCCCACCGCGTAGTAGCAGTCGCGCGCGATGTCGCTCAGCCAGCGAGTGGCCAGATTGAATGCCGCGGACACGGACACGTCGTCATCGCGGGAAAGGGCGCGCACCCGGCGGCGTTCGTCCCGCAGCTCCCGCAGCAGCCGCTCGGCCGGGCGCTGGGGGAACCGCAGCAACATGGCCGCCACCACGGTGAGTGCGAGCGGAAGCTGGTCACACAGCTGGATGATCTCCTCGATCACCGCGCGCTCCCGCGCCACCACGGACTCACCGAGCACACGCTCGAACAGCGCGAGCGCCGCCGCGTCCTCCAGCGGCTCGAGGTCAACAAAAGTAACCGGCCCGTGCGCCCCCAGCGTACCCAGCGGCTGCGCCTCGGTGACGATCACCAGTGACCGGGCACCGCCCGGCAGCAACATGCGCACCTGGCTACCACGAATCGCGCCATCCAGAAAGACCATCAGGCGTTGATCCCTGGTCAGGGAATGAAACATGGCCCGCACGGCATCCAGCCGATCAGGCAGCTCCGTCCGGTCCACCCCCAGCTCATGCAGAAACTCACGCAGAATTGCCGCTTCGGCGCCGTGGTCGTCCAGGTCGTCGTTCAACCGCGCGAAGAGCTGACCGTCCGGATACAATTCACGCACTCGCTCCGCCAGCTTCAGCGCCACAGCGGTCTTCCCTGTTCCGGGACCGCCGACGAACACCACCGTCGCGGGGCGCCCGTCGGCCTGCGCCTGCCGCACCGCTTCCGTCGCCCTGCCGAGAACAGCGACCTGATTGACGAAGTGCGGATTTGCGGGCGGCACCTGCTCGGGCCTGTTCGACATCCTCAACTCCCCTCTCAGCCGCAGAGTACCGAGCCACGTGATTCTCCGCGGTAAGCCGGTTCGTACCGGCGTCGCGACCGGCGCGGACCTTGACCGGTACAGCATGCCCGATCAGCGACGTCCGCGGGAACCACCACTGCCAGAACATCGTCGATGCGCCCAGTCGACCAACGGCGCTGTCCACTCCCAAGCGAGCGAAGTCCGGCTTGGCTCCGGTGACGGAGCCGATTGCGAGAATGACCGACTATGCCGCCGAAGATCGAACTGCTCTGGCCCACTCGCGCCGACACCCAGCTACGTACCCAGATCCACCGCGTAGTGCACGACGTCGCCGAGGCCGGGGGCGCGATCGGCTATCCGTCACCGCCGAGCGCGGCCGAGACCGATGCATGGCTGGAGGGATTACTGCTCACCGTCCGATCGGGGAACGCCGCGTTCGTGGTCGCGCTGGCCGACCACCGAGCCGAGGCCATCGGTCTGTGGCGGCGCCGTCCTGACACGGCGTTCGCGCATTCCGCGGACATCGAGAAGGTGATGGCACCTCCCGACGCACGTGGGCTTGGGCTCGGCCGATTGGTAGTCTCCTCCCTTATCGAAAGCGCCGGTAACGCCGCGGATCCGAGTCCGGCGGACCAGGCTCATCACCCCGTAGAGGCCACGTCTAAGTAACAACGATGCCCTTCACCACATACCGCCGCCCACCTACGGCGACGTCGGCAGTCAATCCGTTCGCGAATACCACCACTTTCCGTGAGCACCAAGCACCTCGGCCCGCTCCTGTTTCCCAGGATCCCGGGCCAGGCGCCGCGCTCGGCCGCGCGGCCGGCGGTTGCTTTAGTTGCCGCCAACTGAAACGTAGGCCGCCCCCAGGTCGGCAATTCTATTGCCATGCCCAATTGGCACCATGACTGCCCCTGTGCAATTCGCGCTCTTATACACCTTTTGCAGGTAGCCCGAGTTGTTCTGCACCGATCGATACCCCCACGGCGAGGGGATGATGCTGCAACTGCCGGAAGACGTCGGTGTCAAACTGAACTTGAGATGCGTGTAGTTCGGTCCTACCCAAAAGCAGATTCGCCCTGGATCACAGGTGGCCTGCACCTGTGCTCCGCCCTCGGCCGTCGCAGCCGCAGATGTTCCCGTTATTGAAACCGTCAATGGCGCGGCCAGCAACATGCCGACAGCCGCCATCCTGCTCCATATACTCATACTTCCCCCTCCCTGATAACTCGAGGTTAACACGGGTTTTCGACGCCCCGCAAGGCGCCGGGCTTGATCGACCACGAATGCCTGAAAATCGGCACTCGAGCTGGAATTACACGGACGTCATTTCCGTTCAGTTGAAGCTGGCGTGCCGTCAGGTGAACGACACCCGTTGCCCACCTGCGCAAGTGACAGGAAGGATCTGCTGTGTCCATTGTCGTTAACACGTTCACTCCCGACTATAAAAGGCCGGAAATCGCACCCGCTTAGCGGCATCGGGCGGGATGGAATCGGCCCGCATCCTTCATGACGCGACCAGCCCGGCCATGGCGGTCTCGGCCAGACCGTGCCGCAAGAGGTGCTCGCCCACTTTCTCTGTGAACGTGACATCAGCCCCAGAGCTGGAGCAAAACTGGAGCGGCGTATGCGCACGAAGCCATCTCGCGCAGCAGATTCTCTGTTTCCGCAAGTCAGCGACCTGCCGGTGCGCGCCGCGATCGCCAGCGAAGCCGCGGTGTGACCCCGCCCGCCGCCGATCCACCGTCGCCAACATGTCCTGGACCAGGACAACCTGAGTGGTGTGTGTTGCACGTGCCGTAGCGGCATGTGATGTCGTGGGGGTACCACGGCACGAAAGGCACCCTCCGCGATGCACCTCTCCTTCACGCCTCCCCACCAGGTCAAGATCGGTGACGCGGCCGCGTTCGCCGGGACGACCCCGCGCGCGATTCGCCACTACCACGAGATCGGCCTGCTGCCGGAGCCCGAGCGGGGCGCGGACGGCCGCCGCCGCTACGGCTACGACGACATGATCCGCTTGCTGTGGATCCGCAGGATGGCAGAGGCCAGCATCAGCCTGGACGACATGCGGGCCGCCTTCGACGAAACCCGGGGCATCGAGGAGAGCCTGGGCCGACTGGAGGAAACCCTGGCCGCCAAGGAGTCCGCCATCAAACGCCAGCGCGCCGTTGTCCAGCGACTGCGGGCCGTGGGCAGCCCCCTCGGGCTGCTCTCCGAACTGGTGACGGACCGGCTCAGCCACCTGCCCCCGGGCGCACTGCGCCGCTCCGACCTGGACACCCTGCTGGTCACGGAACGAGTCTTCGGCCCGCTGGGCGCCGCTGTCCAGGCGAGCGTGTCCATCGTGCTGGCCACCCACCCAGACCTCCGGGCCGAGGACGACCGTCTCGACGCCGCGGAAGCCGCCCTCGACGACGGCGTCGATCCCCATGACCCCCGCGTCGAAGAACTCGCCGCGCAGCGACACGCCCACCACAAAGCTTTGGAGAAGGCCATCGAGGCGGACGGGCTGGACATCGACGAGGAGAAGCTCTTCGAGACCTACGACGCCGACCTGACGGGCGAGGAGCCCGCGCGGATGAGCGTCTCCGAAGCGGTCACGAAGAT
Coding sequences within:
- a CDS encoding tetratricopeptide repeat protein, with the protein product MVTSVGGLPLRTPAMARRPLTENAAASMLFVPPLVLDLSRPTSWLHPQAEVLPVQPRPEVGQLVAAYRLRAGAQVRLVCGRGGQGKSHLAREVCARLREEGWLAGTVNLGELVVPDPDHAASRWARLAAALDSRPVRRLGSGRRHRGALLVVDYAENQAVALRLLLARIAGNPAIRVLLLARHESGWWRELLDDPALATVVHPHPVVLGSLGEQQAEQVQAVHAGAMRCFAARLDLGRREMAVLGAAGRRTGMFGTTLDLYADALLKVLNLTPEWRGSAPGHARENVLGHLLVHERRYVNACLRGAGITLSDHQRDTLLLAPFLVPAETGAEAARAIGVLADPGELADRKLRTTANLLVRLYPGDQSQLWAPPQPDRLPDTHLLDVAERATASRDWVDTVTALCAEQAPHRAATSARVLIRALSTPDAERNYPAGLQRLRAAVEHLVETNPRGYVEPAVLLAPLTFSRCVSAVIARAHGPHAVSGDYVRGLDNLLADLGFTVTRTEIAVAVSRRLVRTCRPGSDAPAPVLAEHATRLDHLALRLAEAGNRGKAVRVARQATALYHRLVTVEPGPYQARQAAALSNLALRLAEVGKLGRAVRVARQTTALFERLAAAEPAVHQADYAAALNNLAIQLAARGQREEALRTVQRACGIYGELHSPAVGSTPAAVLIPAELAREFLLAPGDLADPAGTVHASPAVTGIETAIEITRAGTTHRRPSGYQPALASSLNTLALRLAAVGRTERGLSLAAQAVSTFRQLVDGQPDSYRPDLGAALGTEAALHLHRGELAEAAQTAVQATGIFRRLAGTNPAAYEPGLVRSLMIYGAVLRAVGEPEHAVAALAEAAHRIERFAVALPRVYRVVQHRIRAGLIELTTAAEHRKPAEGNEQWDSNYQNSSTPSGLTCSTPRRTTLTP
- a CDS encoding peptidase inhibitor family I36 protein: MSIWSRMAAVGMLLAAPLTVSITGTSAAATAEGGAQVQATCDPGRICFWVGPNYTHLKFSLTPTSSGSCSIIPSPWGYRSVQNNSGYLQKVYKSANCTGAVMVPIGHGNRIADLGAAYVSVGGN
- a CDS encoding MerR family transcriptional regulator; amino-acid sequence: MHLSFTPPHQVKIGDAAAFAGTTPRAIRHYHEIGLLPEPERGADGRRRYGYDDMIRLLWIRRMAEASISLDDMRAAFDETRGIEESLGRLEETLAAKESAIKRQRAVVQRLRAVGSPLGLLSELVTDRLSHLPPGALRRSDLDTLLVTERVFGPLGAAVQASVSIVLATHPDLRAEDDRLDAAEAALDDGVDPHDPRVEELAAQRHAHHKALEKAIEADGLDIDEEKLFETYDADLTGEEPARMSVSEAVTKMPYGFSPARTRCLELTAELLAKDRADR
- a CDS encoding ATP-binding protein; translation: MSNRPEQVPPANPHFVNQVAVLGRATEAVRQAQADGRPATVVFVGGPGTGKTAVALKLAERVRELYPDGQLFARLNDDLDDHGAEAAILREFLHELGVDRTELPDRLDAVRAMFHSLTRDQRLMVFLDGAIRGSQVRMLLPGGARSLVIVTEAQPLGTLGAHGPVTFVDLEPLEDAAALALFERVLGESVVARERAVIEEIIQLCDQLPLALTVVAAMLLRFPQRPAERLLRELRDERRRVRALSRDDDVSVSAAFNLATRWLSDIARDCYYAVGSVPGSGTWSVGVLAAALERPEVEVEEGLRDLVEARLAQELADDQFLVRDLVRLHAREIDPAEPEERERRSARLLLHWFDGTVAADELIAPARPWRARFVPARRLTVRHSDLAAATQWLHRERTNLRAAVEYAYSVGEDELVAQWCVVLWPFYEAGKFLDELLATHQLGRVAAERSGDAALGSLLATQAGFAHYLRREVDKAISDFRSATDQAREVGDRELEASAVEGWGLALHAAQRDAEARELLSRNLELAMAIGVPRRIALARLHLAKVLAPEAALSLLDQAGEYFQVHGETVNAAKVETWQGIKHREAGTLEDAECALSHALTVMAEARRRFDEAVALEALGDVAVSAEQPGLAREHYAQALVIFEDLRFAINSDAVRAKITALGEAGE